A region from the Diadema setosum chromosome 13, eeDiaSeto1, whole genome shotgun sequence genome encodes:
- the LOC140236948 gene encoding GPI ethanolamine phosphate transferase 2-like: MAPPIPPKFGQLVIMLIDGFRADFVLGDRGPTLMPYTRELIDKGETKSFVAKAHVPTVTMPRIKAITTGTVPGFIDFVINLDSKAIHEDNILLQMYLSQKRIHLYGDDTWLRMFPGHFHKSDGTTSFFVTDYTEVDNNVTRNVEPALKSPDWDTIILHYLGLDHIGHLGGPYSPLVQPKLKEMDLMVKTIHQTLVQQDLENTLPSLLVLCGDHGMSEGGSHGGASQGEVLTPLIFISSAYSGGRGMLETNHQVQQIDFAPTISLLLGHPIPQNSLGCVIPQALDGSLAMQEQLRALQLNGYQLMAVHQINSGRVDEDAKLQLMQAVRLHAKWLQVETGVTSQVHRDLGERAVEQYMKALHTMRDRIMASLSQYDMHAIISGILLLWVVFFILILEMASSQANRPSSHLTNMGAVFTVCCLVTGVVQVGLCGGVGGTHRDVLCSSSGTSVFLLVGFVATFGFVASLVVSSPPMVYTHLITMSKRPTQTGTEIFFILGSVLHTYSLASSSFVEEEHQTWYFLTTTLMLGVCVSGCVSWQPSLAGGALACAVLLRLLRVWNQTGVEWINEPDIGDWFVRPENKMYLTVLLVISLTIIYMVTTLDRGRQQPFLAASLVGTLLYRNAVGTVALPITLPSSPNGILEAWFTYAVITLSLVVSLVKCGRIFVLSPLPPRTHADYLRGYLDSAAQPPSESDVASIPALLLRDFHTALTMLAALILRPHNSAVLAILVLLQYAVHGYLLPRLQWKLWVVTLLHVWMGQAAFYGQGNSNNAATMDISAGYVGLEGYNLMLASGLTFIATYSGPLLWLTRLAVYVVTQHLDRLSSAVEESCFTMALSRALPVASYTVLATVQRYHLFVWSVFSPKLLYDGVHTSLVCVSILVSVLFCVLLERVGILRTFKSDLHSR; the protein is encoded by the exons ATGGCCCCGCCCATTCCACCCAAGTTTGGCCAACTTGTCATCATGCTGATTGATGGCTTCAGAGCAGACTTTGTTCTTGGGGATAGAGGTCCAACCCTGATGCCTTATACCAGGGAGTTGATTGACAAAGGGGAGACCAAGAGCTTTGTAGCAAAAGCTCATGTTCCAACTGTGACAATGCCAAGGATAAAG GCCATTACAACAGGGACAGTGCCAGGTTTCATTGACTTTGTCATCAACTTGGACTCCAAGGCGATCCACGAGGACAACATCCTCCTCCAGATGTACCTCAGCCAGAAGAGGATCCATCTCTATGGCGATGACACCTGGCTGCGGATGTTCCCAGGTCACTTCCACAAGTCTGACGGCACAACATCATTCTTTGTTACAGACTACACTGAG GTTGACAATAATGTGACCAGGAATGTGGAACCAGCCCTGAAGAGTCCAGACTGGGACACCATTATCCTCCACTACCTTGGCCTGGACCATATTGGTCACCTGGGTGGACCTTACAGCCCACTCGTCCAGCCCAAGCTGAAGGAGATGGATCTGATGGTCAAGACCATCCACCAGACCCTTGTCCAGCAG GACTTGGAGaacaccctcccctccctaCTGGTCCTGTGTGGTGACCATGGAATGAGTGAGGGAGGTAGTCATGGAGGGGCCTCACAGGGGGAGGTTCTTACCCCTCTGATCTTCATCAGCTCTGCCTACTCAGGAGGTCGAG GAATGCTTGAGACGAATCACCAAGTGCAGCAGATCGACTTTGCCCCAACTATCTCTCTCCTCCTGGGCCATCCCATTCCCCAGAACAGCCTGGGGTGCGTCATTCCGCAAGCCCTTGATGGCAGCCTGGCGATGCAAGAGCAGTTGAGGGCGCTGCAGCTGAATGGTTATCAGCTGATGGCCGTTCACCAGATAAATTCGGGCAGAGTGGACGAAG ATGCCAAGCTGCAGCTAATGCAGGCTGTCCGTCTGCATGCCAAGTGGCTGCAAGTGGAGACTGGTGTCACATCTCAGGTCCACCGTGACCTCGGCGAGAGAGCCGTAGAGCAGTATATGAAAGCACTGCACACCATGCGAGATAGGATCATGGCATCACTCTCTCAGTATGACATGCATGCAATCATCTCCGGCATCCTACTACTGTGGGTG gttttcttcattttgatcCTTGAGATGGCATCCTCCCAGGCCAATAGACCCAGCTCTCACCTCACCAATATGGGCGCCGTCTTCACGGTTTGTTGCCTGGTAACTGGAGTCGTCCAGGTCGGGCTGTGTGGTGGTGTGGGGGGCACGCACAGGGACGTCCTGTGCTCATCGTCCGGAACATCCGTTTTTCTGTTGGTCGGCTTTgtggcaacgtttggttttgtaGCCTCGCTTGTAGTGTCCTCCCCGCCCATGGTCTACACCCACCTTATTACCATGTCCAAG CGCCCCACACAGACCGGCACGGAAATCTTTTTCATACTGGGGAGTGTGCTCCACACGTACAGCCTCGCATCCAGCAGTTTCGTGGAGGAGGAGCACCAGACGTGGTACTTCCTGACTACTACCCTGATGCTTGGGGTGTGCGTGTCTGGCTGTGTCTCCTGGCAGCCGAGTCTAGCGGGAGGTGCCCTGGCTTGTGCTGTCCTGCTGAGGTTACTGAGGGTTTGGAACCAGACGGGGGTGGAGTGGATCAATGAACCAGACATAGGGGACTGGTTTGTCAG GCCAGAAAACAAGATGTACCTCACTGTCCTCTTGGTGATCTCACTGACCATCATCTACATGGTGACCACACTGGACAGGGGGAGACAACAGCCATTCCTAGCAGCATCGCTGGTGGGAACGCTTCTCTACAGGAATGCTGTGGGCACAGTTGCCTTGCCCATCACTCTCCCATCATCGCCCAA TGGAATCTTAGAAGCATGGTTTACCTACGCTGTGATCACATTATCACTGGTGGTCAGTCTTGTAAAGTGTGGAAGGATCTTTGTGTTGAGTCCCCTCCCTCCTCGGACACACGCTGACTACCTGAGAGGGTATCTCGACTCGGCGGCCCAGCCCCCATCAGAGTCAGACGTTGCTAGTATTCCAGCACTTCTCCTTCGCGATTTCCACACAGCCCTGACAATGCTTGCTGCCCTCATACTGCGGCCGCACAACAGTGCAGTGCTGGCCATCCTGGTTCTGCTGCAGTACGCTGTCCATGGTTACCTGCTGCCACGGTTACAGTGGAAATTGTGGGTGGTGACACTGCTGCATGTCTGGATGGGGCAAGCTGCTTTTTATGGACAG GGCAACTCCAATAATGCAGCCACCATGGATATATCAGCTGGATATGTCGGTCTGGAAGGCTATAACCTGATGTTGGCCAGTGgtctcacttttattgctaccTACTCTGGTCCTCTGTTGTGGTTGACGAGGCTAGCTGTGTATGTGGTCACTCAACACTTAGATAG ACTGTCCAGTGCCGTAGAGGAATCCTGTTTCACCATGGCTTTGAGCAGGGCCCTTCCCGTGGCCTCCTACACAGTCCTAGCAACCGTCCAGCGATACCACCTGTTCGTCTGGAGTGTCTTCTCTCCCAAGCTCCTCTACGATGGCGTGCACACGAGCCTCGTGTGCGTCTCAATATTGGTATCCGTTCTCTTCTGTGTGCTACTTGAGAGAGTGGGGATACTGCGGACTTTTAAGAGCGACCTACATTCAAGATGA